TTGTCCGCGCGGATAGTGTACaatacatttttcattttatctttctaatattttgaattatttgtcACTAtgattttttagatattatCATATTAGTTTAACTTGTTACTCATAGTTTGCATATTTGCATGGATGtgtatgacaaaaaaaaactgaatactTATATTTAATGGTTAGtatttgataatttattttaaataaattaactgttttctaaatatacataatttttaacttttattattatgttttggtccctatttttctttttaatgttaAAGATTAATCAATTCGAACCTAATATGTTTCCTTATAAAATCTTTATCATATGGAAaagttatttaaataatttttttatttagttaatcagattatatatatatattcactaaAGACTATAACATGTAAAGAGTATATCATCTAATTTTATGCCACCAAAATATAattctaaatataattttatgaaccTAAGATAATTTTCgcattcatttttttaatatttatcttcaaaatataatttataactaTTTAGAGGATAAAATCTGTTAGCAATATATTTAGACTTATTATACGAACCAATAGGATTTTTCAAAgtatattatgttgttaaaataaagaggtaaaaaaataaataaaaacaattgtaTTGGGAAAAAGAAattctattaatattttaacGTCGTCAACAACTATACCTTTGAAtaatccctaaacccttggataaatcttaaaccctaaataataaatactaaacataaaatcttaaaaaataaaccGTTAACCCTAACTCCTAGACGCTTGGATATTTaaggtttagattttattatttaagatttagtgattactgtttaagatttaatgtattttgttagGTTTAATGTGTTTTGTGACCgcgtttaaaatatttaaaaattcttttttaataattattactactttttattaattttaatccaAAGGATTAGGGGTCAATATTTAGAGTtcagtatttttaagatttagtgtttttatttaGCGTTTATGATTTTTccaaagtttaaattttaaccaaaagtttacggtttagggtttagtatttttccGACGACGTTAAAAATACTTAGAAaattctttttattgtaactgctactaatttttatttatttatttatctttttattacaaaaacataatataattttttttaaaaaaattctttgttAAAAgttattgaatataaaataacaaaattctaTGCATTGGTTCACCCTAGGTTCACAGaagattaattaatatttttattattcaactGGTTTAGCACAATTGCCTTTTAATCtcaaactagattctgacccgtccttaaaaggacgggtatatttttttgctttaaatttagttttcatatttatgttttctttgtgattgtattcgtatttttttgtaataatatttgtgtgtaaatcttaatcaatatatatttaattaaataatggcaatttaaaaattgatctggtatatATACGTTTGGTTAGGGATGGGTCGTGGGTCGAACCCGGCCCGCTGACCCGTCAACCCGCaggtttcagttttgttttggtcaaaaatttGACCCgtacaacccgcaaacaaataattttgtacccgttctacttaattttgcggttatccgcgggttatattttttaaaccataattctttaatttagttatgataaaaatatataaaatatatttataataaactttttatatattatcaaaattcatatacagttatatattttaatttgaatcaaataatatttgaaacttaaataaaatatatggtttgaaagttgaggtaggattataattttaatttgttatttttcattttagtcaaaacaaaccaataatttaaatatgtaatttcagtgccaatcaaaaatatttatcataattatcaaaattatattaaattaaattaatattaaaataatatgtttacaaaaaacttcatatataaaaattaaattcttcaaaatagtaatttaaacaaaaattattactaCCTTTTaaaggacgggtcaaaatctttAATTAGTCGATTATTATCAATTAAttataatagcataattaatcgataataatcgattcagacgttcaaaaaaaaaagacgggtcaaaatctataAGATACCATGTAAAGTAAAGATACCAAAATCGTTTGAAAATTctataagaaattataaaagatattaGTATACCAAGTATGATACCAATCTCGTTTGAAAACATTGGGTaccaaatttaaaacttttatctACGGTAATAATTATTGAATACACATCATATATATACGTTGATAAtctttacataaaatatatagacgAACATTAACtatttctaatttattaaaaagtaaaatattttaagatactTTATAGTTTGATATGGATACTTTAATATATTGTGTTTCTATTATATTAACTGTTAAAAGTAATTTCCACACAATATATTCGGATATGATTAGAATagcatagaataaaaattatgCAAACAGCTATAGAGCCAACAAATCAATAAGAAAATTAAGGGATagttcaaatatgatatttcgTTATGGATTTGCGGtacataaaaagataattttgttgctttttgaaatttttatttttctgcaaACAGTTAGAAAACCAACAAATCAATACTAAAATTAAGAGTTAGTTCAAATATGAGAATCTTTTGTTGTAGATTTGCAACCAGAAACATAattctgttgttttttttaaaaaactattattttacttattacGTCAATATATTTTCACCAAAAATAGACATATTTGTAATGCTGAAAAATGAAAGTGGAATTTTATTTAACTTGATGATAGAAATTCAGAAAACTAATTTTGCtgcttgagaaaaaaaaactttgttgcTTGAGACCGTGTATGAACTTTTGTAGGTTACGCTGAAAATTACATCAGTTGCCATGGTTATTacgattatttatatatattaaaagctTTATATAACTAAAGTTATGTCATGAGAGTTGTGAAGGtatgtaaaaagaaaacttaCATATATGGTCTGGGGAAGATCAAAGGGGGCACAGTAAAAAACCATCAAGCATATCGTTGCTAGAGCCAAAACCAATCGTAGCTAAAGAGGTCTCGAACCCACTCTGTATCAAGTTTCATCTTTTAACCTAACCCACCATAAGCATTGAAAGCTCTTaattgaaactaaaaaaaaagctAATCTATCATGAGATCAATCAAAACCAGTTGTCAATAAAAAAGCTTTACTCTCAAAAACTCATCAAATATAACTGAGATATGCACACTGCGTTTGTATGAACACAGACAACCGTTTAGACACACCTTCCCCATCCTCTCCTCTCGTATTCATCCAATTCAGCTCGAGAGCTACCACTGCCACTCTCAAAGTTCCTAGCTCCTTGACTCCAAATAAGGGCTGCATCCTGAGCAGAATGTGAACCAGACCTATCATCAGCAACCGGTAACTCGTTAACCGATGACAACGCAGCAGAAGGAGCAGCCAGTTGGACTGGTTTCTTGGCCTGACCATCGTTCTTGCCTTTAACCTCCTGTGGAAAAACCACATCAGTGACTGACGTTCTTGAAAAACCACATCAGTGACTGACGATCTTCTCAGACAACTCACCCCTAGTCGCCTCCGAGGGATACTTTTCCTCTGtttgaaacagaaacaaaatcaaaatcatattctaacaacaaagaaacaaacaaaactaaacctgcATAAACTTCCGTAGAGCTGTTGCCTGCATTGATCTACGCTTTAATAGCAATTTAATTGGTcaaattgaaatatttagatactgtttttgttataacaaaatcgCAGAAATGCCTCCAAAGAATCAGCAGgcgagattttttttgttaactataGATTTTTTGAGAGGTTTTgcggaaaataaaaaaatatttaatcaaaagcTTAGTCTAAAAATAATTCAGTGGCATAAAATAGTAATTACTATTGAAACAGAAGGGCACCTCAAAAAAgggccttctgttttaatagtatagattgtgCTTATTAGCGAAAGgaatattcttttttatataatatgttttgatttcCTAAATGGCTAAGCCAGAGAGTTAACGACGTTGGAGGATGTCTGGTTTTGGAGTATAATACGCAAGGGGTTTTATAACGATGGTGGAgttgattactttttttttttggtgtaaaagGAGTTGATTACTTATGTTAGGGGTAGGTTATTTATTTTCCAACGCCATTTATGCGGAAAAAGCTCAGGTTAGCAGCAGACCTTGCATGATCATTTGATCAACACGAAAGAACCTATGGTTTCAAGTCTCAACTAAGTTTTTGTTAAACCTTGTGCACAGCTGACGACTCACAAATAACTCAACAGACCAGATCACGATCAACAATTCAAAGGGCAATCAAGTCGTCTTTGTAACAACGTAACAGTGAGAAACAAAatcatttaacaaaataaaaatttatagaaatacaaagttaaacaaaaaaacttatataataaattcaataaaactAAACTTGGAAGTTTTCCAGCctcaaacaaaattaataacatACCTGATaacaaaaacattgaaaaacTTTTACTATATTAGCTTGTTTTTCCTAACAAcaataataaaccaaatttCGTACAAAGCTTGTAACACTCCAATTCTCCTTGTGGAATCAGTTGGATTAGAAATGATAAGATCTTCAGAGGTACATACATTTTTCCGGGACAAAGCTCCAAGGTGAAGCCTAGGTTGCCTTGATTTTCTCTACATGAACGACCACTCTGTGATAGAGAGTTGTGACTTGTTCTCATCTCTAACCTTCTTCCCTCGGACTAAAACTCCAATGTGTATTCCATAACTGAGTAAGGAAGTGACAGCCGCCATCACCGTACTCTGAAACAAAAATTGTTCAATATAATGACTAATGTCATTAAATACCACTTCATTTATATTGCGGAACCAAATCATATCTAGAAACGACATGTAAAGAGATTCACTCGGATCCTTAAGTTAGCCTATATTTTCTGTTTCAGGAACTTCAATAAAAATCTCTGGAATCCTAAGGACTTGTTGCTGAACTTTAATGCAAACAATGAAACTAACATGAGAACCACATAACATACCTGGCTCAAAAAGGCTGTGTGATTTATCAACAGGTCCAGTACCACGTGACTCCTTTGAGTGAAGACCAACTGCAGCAGAGGAAACACCATTTACTGCATTTTAAGACGAACCAAAAAACTATGAAATCAAAACCGGCCAAGCCAGATAATGAATCATCTTCATATAGACTGATACATACCTTATCTGTTCCAAGCAATAAATAACCTATACACAGTCTACAGAGAGAGTCCAAAACAGTTCTTTACTGATACAAACATCCAcccaaaatataaaactaaacatgTGGTTGTTGTGCATGACCTTGTACTCAAGATCTACCATTAGGAGCGATGGCTGACTTCTCAGATCTGAGGCTGGAACTTGCTTCTGAAGTGTTCTCATTAGAGGTtgtatcctcctcctcctcatccttaCGGCGCCtccattcttcttcttggcaTTGAGAAACCGGCCTCCACATCCTCTTAGCCGGTTTATCGCATGCAAATGCCGAGATTCATGCATATATGGCTGAAACACAAGTAAGATAAGAACAAATATCAGGGAAGGAACCAACCAAACTAATCACAGGTTTTACATCACCTTCTTTGACTTCACGGCTCTGTTCCGAGTATACCGTGGTATTGCTTACGCCTGAGTATACCGTGGTATTGCTTTGCGTTAACAAAAACAGGCTCCTCGACTGCATCATATTATAATGGAACCACTTGTTGATGCATTCCCATTAACTGCATTTGAACCTGAAGACAAAAAAAGCCttacaaaagtaaaacaaaatctTTAGAAGGCAAGACATCGAGGCTGAGTGATAGTAATACATACCCCAGGAAATGGATGTAGAAGATAGGCTTGCTGTGCAAAGACGCTTCTGTAGCATCTCAAAATTCTTAACCAGAGAAAAGTTGAAAAGCTAAGTATTACTTGAAGTTAgctcaatcttttctttttgacacTGTAAGTATCAAAGCAAAAGCTTGTAGCATGGAGATAAAGAGAGATGTTATatgacaaaaccaaaccaaacatcAATAACAAAAGCAAAATATCACACAAAACTAAATCCAACAGCACATAACAGAAAGCAAGATCACACGAAACTAAATCAAACATCACATAACAGAATGCAAGATCacaaaaaactaaaccaaacatCACATAGCAGAAGCAAGATCACTTAGCCGGCACAAGTACTCGAGGCTTAGAAGCATAAAACAAATAATCATCTATCATCTCTAATTTGGGGCCGATTAAAATTATTTAGCTAAGAGATCTAAAGTAAGTTAAATTACAGATTACATATTCTTTTTGTTCTCTGAGCCAATACTATACTCAGCTAATCAGAGTATTACAAATTCTTCTGCTGATTATATCAATTTATAAGCTATTGAATTAGAGAAGCAATTGGAAATTTACCTGAGATGGTGGAGGAACGACGAAGTAACCAAGATCGGAGATGATGTAGAGAACTTGTGCCTTGGAAGTAACAGATATCAAACGGTGTGAGGAACCTTTCGTTATTGAAAGGTTGCAATGGACTTATATAGTGAAGATATGGGGAGGGAAAGATGAAGAGTTTTCTATTTGGCTGAGGTTGGAGAAAAAAATCGACTACAGAATGAAAGGAATAAAGAAGGAAATTTAATGAATAAGAGTGGATCgagtatctaatctattaatttagggttctatttttatctactattaacaagtcatagtaggaccacttaaagaattagtcaaaaaattaaaatggtatatataatgtttatatacaaaaaatataatattagtatataatagtatatttaaCGATATGTATATTTAACGCGggaacacacaaaaaaataaccttaaaaatgtttatatacaaaaatataatagtatataataacctttagttcatatactatttaaaaatatgttattagtaaaatatgaaatttcagtaattcatttaaaatattagtgacaaaaatcaaattttaattataaattttgttttattttaattgtaacaaaatttgttgataaaagaattaaaaatatcaccaaaaattcaaatattttataaaatgatacagTAATGTACtaccaaaacaaattcaaaattcatgtattattccaaactcaaatagttgtgtaattttccaaagttgtctcgaaaaaatatattattttgaaaataaatattcaaactcaaaatgataatatttcaaattttacaaaagacaaaatcatggataataaagattaactttttgaaatgtacctgaaaaaaactaactatatatgttgtaaaaatttaaagtaacctaatgttttgacgtcttaatttaaaaaaaaaaatagaacttaatatcataacatccaaaacaaatatcctatataataaatttaataaaatagtatgatagatactactatgtataaagtttactaaaacaataggattatattatttaaaataaataaatcccgtaaaatactaaaatgagatatgttaaagtatatt
The Raphanus sativus cultivar WK10039 chromosome 1, ASM80110v3, whole genome shotgun sequence DNA segment above includes these coding regions:
- the LOC130510789 gene encoding homeobox-DDT domain protein RLT1-like, translated to MQATALRKFMQRKSIPRRRLGEVKGKNDGQAKKPVQLAAPSAALSSVNELPVADDRSGSHSAQDAALIWSQGARNFESGSGSSRAELDEYERRGWGRLKDET
- the LOC130512540 gene encoding uncharacterized protein LOC130512540, which gives rise to MHESRHLHAINRLRGCGGRFLNAKKKNGGAVRMRRRRIQPLMRTLQKQVPASDLRSQPSLLMVDLEYKLVFTQRSHVVLDLLINHTAFLSQSTVMAAVTSLLSYGIHIGVLVRGKKVRDENKSQLSITEWSFM